The following proteins are co-located in the Alcaligenes faecalis genome:
- the selA gene encoding L-seryl-tRNA(Sec) selenium transferase: protein MSPTPELSPAHIPSLDRLLRSPEFQPLLSQFGHTRVSQHARVHLQALREAVLKGALRPQDLEPAQLTQALQAKLQEESKLQLRPVFNLTGTVLHTNLGRAMLPDDAIQAVVQAMRSPANLEFDLHTGGRGDRDDLINPLLCELTGAEAATVVNNNAAAVLLMLSTLSPRRETVVSRGELVEIGGAFRIPDIMKRAGARLHEVGTTNRTHAADYENAINERTAMLMKVHCSNYAVKGFTKSVSVEEVAQIAKKHGLPTSVDLGSGTLVDLSQWGLPPEPTVRETIEAGADIVTFSGDKLLGGPQAGLIVGRADLIAKIKKNPLKRALRVGKITLAALEPVLALYRSPERLPEHLTTLRLLTRPAAEMRAQALRLAPVLQQWVGTQFVVEPTAMLSQIGSGALPEDVLPSFGLRFAYPGTGRPGRHLTALEKRLRTLPQPVIGRIAQDAFWLDLRCLEEPFEATFSAQLTPEQA, encoded by the coding sequence ATGAGCCCTACTCCTGAACTCTCCCCCGCCCACATCCCTTCCCTGGACCGCCTGCTGCGCTCGCCAGAGTTCCAGCCCTTGCTCAGCCAGTTCGGTCACACACGCGTCAGTCAGCACGCCCGCGTCCATTTGCAGGCACTGCGGGAGGCCGTGTTAAAGGGAGCACTACGCCCTCAGGATCTGGAGCCCGCCCAGCTCACTCAAGCATTGCAGGCCAAGCTGCAAGAAGAATCCAAGCTACAACTGCGCCCGGTCTTCAATCTGACCGGCACCGTGCTGCACACCAATCTTGGGCGTGCGATGCTACCGGATGACGCCATCCAGGCTGTCGTCCAGGCCATGCGCTCCCCCGCCAATCTGGAATTCGATCTGCACACCGGAGGCCGAGGCGACCGCGATGACCTGATCAACCCCTTGCTCTGCGAATTGACGGGCGCCGAAGCCGCCACGGTCGTAAACAATAATGCCGCCGCCGTGCTGCTGATGCTCAGCACCCTGAGCCCCCGACGGGAAACCGTGGTGTCGCGCGGTGAGCTGGTTGAAATTGGCGGCGCCTTCCGTATCCCCGACATCATGAAACGGGCAGGTGCCCGCCTGCATGAAGTAGGCACCACCAACCGTACCCACGCGGCTGACTACGAAAACGCCATCAACGAGCGCACCGCCATGTTGATGAAGGTGCATTGCAGCAATTACGCCGTCAAAGGCTTCACCAAAAGCGTTTCAGTCGAAGAAGTTGCACAGATAGCCAAAAAACACGGCCTGCCCACCAGCGTGGATCTGGGCAGCGGCACCTTGGTGGACCTGAGCCAATGGGGTCTGCCCCCTGAACCCACCGTGCGCGAGACCATCGAAGCCGGTGCCGATATCGTGACCTTCAGCGGCGACAAGCTGCTGGGTGGCCCCCAGGCGGGTCTGATCGTAGGCCGGGCAGACCTGATCGCCAAGATCAAGAAAAACCCGCTCAAACGCGCTCTGCGCGTGGGCAAAATTACCTTGGCCGCGCTGGAACCGGTACTGGCCTTGTACCGTTCGCCAGAACGCCTGCCCGAACACCTGACCACCCTGCGTCTGCTGACTCGGCCAGCGGCTGAAATGCGTGCCCAGGCACTGCGTTTGGCACCTGTCTTGCAGCAATGGGTAGGGACACAATTTGTTGTCGAGCCCACTGCCATGCTGAGCCAGATTGGCAGCGGTGCTCTGCCCGAGGATGTGCTGCCCAGCTTTGGCCTACGCTTTGCCTACCCAGGCACAGGCCGTCCGGGCCGCCATCTGACTGCACTGGAAAAACGCCTGCGCACTTTACCCCAGCCCGTCATCGGGCGTATTGCGCAAGATGCCTTTTGGCTGGACCTGCGTTGTCTGGAAGAGCCCTTTGAAGCCACCTTCAGCGCACAACTGACTCCCGAGCAAGCATGA
- the selB gene encoding selenocysteine-specific translation elongation factor, producing MIVGTAGHIDHGKTTLIRALTGVDTDRLEEEKKRGISIQLGYAYTPLPDGQILGFIDVPGHERLVHTMVAGATGIDFGLLIVAADDGVMPQTREHLAVLQLLGLQAGAIVLSKADRADVARIESVKAELQTLVQGTFLDHAPVFVVDALSNDRPGLEALRQHLHTQALQSATQNGQGYFRLAIDRVFTLQGHGTVVTGTVHDGVLDLDGPAIDLRLMPRGTPVRVRSIHAQNQASRQARAGQRCALNLGGMDVQDIERGDWLADARCFIPSTRIDVELSLLDKDIPALRTWSPWHVHMGAAHLTAHAVPLDGESLQPGQTGKVQLVFDRPICTMTGERFIVRNAQASETVGGGIVLDPNAPDRKRRSTTRLAWLDALAQWAHGGPLEGLLAHAPYGLDEATLLRLSGGSQQGLIAPANARWHTGSRPQSPSILISDARLEALTQHVESVMLQFHERSPDEPGLSISRLRRMAAPTMPDTVWQLLTEHMLAAQRLARQGAWLHTPGHRVTLSPEDQALASTLLPLIEAGRFDPPWTRDLAKETETPEDQTRHVLRRLVRQGELFQIVHDLFYHRRQIAILADIVKELHSGQGLSAAQFRDATGLGRKRAIQILEFFDRVGYTRRVRDRHVLRGEAWSAAH from the coding sequence ATGATTGTTGGCACCGCAGGACATATCGATCACGGCAAAACCACCTTGATCCGCGCCTTGACTGGCGTGGATACCGACCGTCTGGAAGAGGAAAAAAAGCGCGGCATCTCCATCCAGTTGGGCTATGCCTATACGCCCTTACCCGACGGACAGATTCTGGGATTTATTGATGTTCCCGGCCACGAGCGTCTGGTACACACCATGGTTGCAGGGGCCACCGGCATTGATTTTGGCCTGCTGATCGTGGCCGCAGATGACGGCGTCATGCCGCAAACCCGCGAGCATTTGGCGGTGCTGCAACTACTCGGGTTACAGGCCGGCGCCATCGTTCTGAGCAAGGCGGATCGCGCGGATGTGGCCCGGATTGAATCCGTCAAAGCCGAGCTGCAAACCCTTGTCCAAGGAACCTTTCTGGACCATGCGCCCGTCTTCGTCGTCGATGCCCTGTCCAACGACCGACCCGGTCTGGAAGCGTTACGCCAGCATCTGCATACACAAGCCCTGCAATCCGCCACACAGAATGGCCAAGGCTATTTCCGGCTGGCCATTGATCGTGTTTTCACCCTGCAAGGCCATGGCACGGTCGTGACCGGCACGGTACACGACGGGGTGCTGGATCTGGACGGCCCGGCGATAGACTTGCGCCTGATGCCGCGTGGCACGCCAGTGCGAGTACGCAGTATCCATGCCCAGAACCAGGCCTCGCGCCAGGCCCGAGCCGGCCAGCGTTGTGCCCTGAACCTGGGCGGGATGGATGTGCAGGATATCGAGCGCGGCGACTGGCTGGCCGACGCGCGATGCTTCATCCCCTCCACGCGTATCGACGTGGAACTGAGCCTGCTGGACAAAGATATCCCCGCCTTGCGCACCTGGTCGCCCTGGCATGTCCACATGGGGGCCGCACACCTGACGGCCCATGCCGTGCCTTTGGATGGCGAGTCCTTGCAGCCCGGCCAGACCGGCAAGGTCCAATTGGTCTTTGACCGTCCCATCTGCACCATGACGGGCGAGCGATTTATTGTGCGCAACGCCCAGGCTAGCGAAACGGTCGGCGGCGGGATTGTGCTGGACCCGAATGCACCGGACCGCAAACGACGCTCTACAACGCGCCTGGCCTGGCTGGACGCCTTGGCACAATGGGCGCATGGTGGACCACTGGAGGGCCTGCTGGCCCACGCGCCCTACGGGCTGGACGAGGCAACGCTGCTGCGTCTGTCGGGAGGATCTCAACAAGGTTTGATCGCCCCGGCCAATGCACGCTGGCACACGGGTTCTCGCCCACAAAGCCCGTCTATTTTGATCAGTGATGCACGCCTGGAGGCCCTGACCCAACACGTCGAAAGCGTCATGCTGCAGTTCCACGAACGCAGTCCCGACGAGCCTGGCCTGTCCATCAGCCGTCTGCGACGCATGGCCGCCCCCACCATGCCCGACACCGTCTGGCAACTACTGACTGAACATATGCTAGCCGCCCAGCGTCTGGCACGTCAGGGGGCCTGGCTGCACACACCTGGACACCGCGTTACCCTGAGTCCGGAAGACCAGGCTTTGGCCAGTACCTTGCTGCCCTTGATCGAAGCCGGTCGTTTTGACCCACCTTGGACACGCGATCTGGCCAAAGAGACCGAAACCCCGGAAGACCAGACCCGCCATGTGCTGCGCCGACTGGTACGCCAAGGGGAGCTGTTTCAGATCGTGCATGATCTCTTTTATCACCGCCGCCAGATTGCCATCCTGGCTGATATCGTCAAGGAGCTGCACAGCGGCCAAGGCCTCAGTGCCGCGCAGTTTCGCGATGCCACGGGATTGGGCCGCAAACGGGCCATTCAGATTCTGGAATTCTTTGATCGCGTCGGCTATACACGACGGGTACGTGATCGCCATGTATTACGGGGGGAAGCCTGGTCGGCTGCACATTGA
- a CDS encoding helix-turn-helix domain-containing protein has translation MTHLPFRLRALRRQHGLSLEQLAQRTGLTKSYLSKLERAVSAPSISTVVKLAQAYGMGVSQLIGEGELDQDESVCVVRRHDRMPLPSVAGHSAYRYESMAGRRRFRLMDPFIIYPPHDHQQPAPTFPHGGEEFLFVIQGQVQVTIAEHSMTLEVGDSVYFDSELPHSVLSLGDQQAQVLAVTCSDAGPTAGRRSTPER, from the coding sequence ATGACCCATCTTCCCTTTCGCTTGCGCGCTCTGCGTCGCCAACATGGCTTGTCGCTGGAGCAATTGGCCCAGCGTACTGGTCTGACTAAAAGTTATTTGTCCAAGCTGGAGCGAGCTGTCAGCGCGCCCTCTATCTCTACCGTGGTCAAGCTGGCTCAGGCTTATGGCATGGGAGTGTCGCAACTGATTGGAGAGGGGGAGTTGGATCAAGACGAAAGTGTGTGTGTCGTGCGTCGGCACGATCGTATGCCCTTGCCCAGCGTGGCCGGCCACAGCGCGTACCGTTACGAAAGCATGGCCGGGCGACGACGTTTTCGCTTGATGGATCCCTTTATCATTTACCCTCCACACGACCACCAGCAGCCTGCACCGACCTTCCCGCACGGGGGGGAAGAGTTTTTGTTTGTGATTCAAGGACAAGTGCAGGTCACCATTGCCGAACACAGCATGACCTTGGAGGTGGGTGATTCCGTTTATTTTGACTCGGAGCTACCCCATAGTGTGCTTAGCTTGGGGGATCAACAGGCGCAGGTACTGGCGGTGACTTGCTCAGACGCAGGGCCGACAGCAGGGCGTCGTTCCACGCCTGAGAGGTAG
- a CDS encoding aldolase, whose product MSDTMSLSKSVLIEQAQSRMQAVFEIPERSVPEKLALTCRILFDGGHDSGLAGQITARGEQEGTYFTQQLGLGFDEITSTNVLLVDEDLTVLKGYGMPNPANRFHSWVYRARPDVNCIIHTHPLHVAALSMLEVPLEVSHMDNCPLYEDCAFLKDWPGVPVGNEEGQIIAEALGDKRAILLSHHGMLVAAASVEEACVLALQFERTARMQLLAMSAGQIKPIAPELGREAHDWILRPRRSEIGFEYYARKALKRHADVFE is encoded by the coding sequence ATGAGTGACACCATGAGCTTGTCTAAATCTGTGCTGATTGAACAAGCACAAAGCCGAATGCAGGCCGTGTTTGAAATCCCTGAACGCAGTGTCCCCGAGAAGCTCGCACTGACTTGCCGTATTCTCTTTGATGGTGGCCATGACTCTGGGCTGGCAGGCCAGATTACCGCACGCGGGGAACAGGAGGGCACGTACTTTACCCAGCAACTGGGCTTGGGTTTTGACGAGATCACCTCGACGAACGTTTTGCTGGTAGACGAGGATCTGACCGTGTTGAAGGGGTATGGCATGCCGAATCCGGCAAACCGCTTTCACTCCTGGGTGTATCGTGCCCGACCCGATGTGAACTGCATCATTCATACGCATCCTTTGCATGTGGCCGCCCTGTCCATGCTGGAGGTTCCGTTAGAGGTCTCTCATATGGACAACTGCCCCTTGTATGAGGACTGTGCGTTCCTGAAAGATTGGCCTGGTGTGCCCGTTGGCAATGAAGAAGGGCAGATCATTGCCGAGGCTTTGGGTGATAAACGCGCTATTTTGTTGTCACACCATGGCATGTTGGTGGCGGCGGCCTCCGTAGAAGAGGCTTGTGTTCTGGCATTGCAATTTGAGCGTACAGCGCGCATGCAACTGTTGGCGATGTCGGCCGGACAGATCAAGCCTATTGCACCGGAATTGGGCCGGGAGGCGCATGACTGGATTTTGAGGCCACGTCGTTCCGAGATCGGCTTTGAATACTATGCCCGAAAGGCCTTGAAACGCCATGCGGATGTTTTTGAGTAG
- a CDS encoding glutathione S-transferase family protein: protein MMNQPALELIDTIYTGNGWKVRLLCGYLDITLQRRSLSIVEGDLDTEAFRRINPWGQVPVLRTREGPWLAESAAILWYLAQGTAFLPADALTQAQILQWLSFEQTQHMTNLAQPRLWVTLRGTMTVDDPAVLAWREQGNKALAHMEAHLQLHHYFVGDSPSIADVALFPYTCMAPQGGYDLRAYPSVRLWLERMQALAGYVPLL, encoded by the coding sequence ATGATGAACCAACCGGCACTGGAGCTTATCGACACGATCTATACCGGCAATGGCTGGAAGGTGCGACTGCTGTGTGGCTATCTGGATATAACGCTACAGCGGCGCAGCCTGTCTATCGTGGAGGGGGATCTGGATACCGAGGCGTTCCGGCGTATCAATCCCTGGGGGCAGGTGCCGGTATTGCGGACTCGGGAAGGGCCCTGGCTGGCGGAATCGGCCGCTATCTTGTGGTATCTGGCACAGGGCACGGCGTTCTTGCCCGCCGATGCGCTCACCCAGGCACAGATTCTGCAGTGGCTGTCTTTTGAGCAGACGCAGCATATGACCAACCTTGCCCAGCCAAGACTGTGGGTGACATTGCGAGGCACGATGACGGTGGACGACCCTGCAGTGCTGGCGTGGCGTGAGCAGGGCAATAAGGCTCTGGCCCATATGGAGGCGCATCTGCAGTTACATCACTATTTTGTGGGAGACAGTCCCAGCATCGCGGATGTTGCCTTGTTTCCCTATACCTGCATGGCGCCGCAAGGGGGGTATGATCTGCGCGCTTATCCATCGGTCCGACTCTGGCTCGAGCGCATGCAGGCCCTGGCGGGCTATGTCCCGCTGTTGTGA
- a CDS encoding tripartite tricarboxylate transporter substrate binding protein, protein MKRMLGLTMAGWAALMMFVGSAQATTFPAQPVRLIVPFGAGGITDLVARLLAQQLGKELDQTVIVENKAGAGGMIAAQAAQNAKADGYTVFMGTVGTQVVNPLLVSKINYDPQAFVPIGMVTGSPYVLAVRSDLGTETYAQLVSHARQEPGLLNFGSAGVGSSPHLGIELFKLTEKLDVRHIPFKSGGEAVSAVVGRHADMVMDAIPVIMPQVKAGKLHALVLADSQRSSAAPEVPSSAELGAPDLRISSWNVLLAPPGTPPETVAVLRTALQKTLADPEFKAHLEQQGSQVYTGTQDEYQNFIKAERSKWERIVQTAAISLE, encoded by the coding sequence ATGAAAAGGATGCTTGGTTTAACGATGGCCGGGTGGGCGGCCTTGATGATGTTTGTGGGGTCGGCGCAGGCAACGACGTTTCCAGCTCAGCCAGTGCGTTTGATCGTGCCCTTTGGCGCAGGCGGTATCACAGATCTGGTGGCCCGCCTTCTTGCCCAGCAGTTGGGCAAGGAGTTGGATCAGACCGTGATTGTTGAAAACAAGGCGGGTGCCGGTGGCATGATTGCCGCCCAGGCCGCACAAAATGCCAAAGCGGACGGATACACCGTGTTCATGGGGACAGTAGGGACACAGGTGGTCAATCCCTTGCTTGTCTCCAAGATCAACTACGACCCACAGGCTTTTGTACCCATCGGTATGGTGACGGGGTCGCCGTATGTGCTGGCAGTTCGTTCGGACCTGGGTACAGAAACGTACGCCCAATTGGTCAGCCATGCCCGGCAGGAACCGGGGCTGCTGAACTTTGGGTCTGCAGGAGTCGGGAGTTCTCCGCATTTAGGGATCGAACTGTTCAAGCTAACCGAGAAACTGGATGTACGACATATCCCCTTCAAGAGCGGGGGGGAAGCGGTCAGCGCCGTGGTGGGTCGCCATGCTGACATGGTGATGGATGCCATTCCAGTGATCATGCCGCAAGTGAAGGCGGGCAAACTCCATGCACTGGTGCTGGCTGATAGTCAACGTTCCTCGGCCGCTCCGGAAGTCCCTTCCAGCGCAGAGTTGGGCGCCCCTGATTTGCGCATCAGCTCCTGGAACGTGTTGTTGGCTCCACCCGGTACGCCACCGGAGACCGTTGCTGTATTGAGGACGGCATTACAAAAGACACTGGCCGACCCGGAGTTCAAAGCTCATCTGGAGCAGCAAGGCAGCCAGGTCTACACCGGCACCCAGGACGAGTACCAAAACTTCATCAAGGCCGAGCGCAGCAAGTGGGAGCGTATTGTGCAGACCGCAGCAATCAGCCTGGAGTAA
- a CDS encoding FepA family TonB-dependent siderophore receptor, translating to MNVLTPPARRPIFALGLLATALAASFNAQAQTSNVRGGVTSLEEIRVLPSAEEAVKQAPGVSTITAKDIEKRPPANDLSELIRTMPGVNLTGNSPSGTYGNSRQIDLRGMGPENTLILIDGKPVSSRDSIRMGRNGERNTRGDSNWVPANAIERIEVLRGPAAARYGSGAAGGVVNIITKAPTDTFSGSVTAYGLIPEDSDYGSTRRTGFNLSGPIADKLSFRVYGNIAKTDADKPALNAQSSGIDVSETNVPPAGREGVRNKDINGLIRLDINRDHRLELEGSFSRQGNIFAGERLFTNGNATIASLADDGAETNIMYRRAGSLSHYGDYGQGRRSRLTVAYEGTTNSRLNEGLAGGGEGSISNPGAGSVSELRSLNLSGEYNTPLQIANKHVLMTIGFEHRDQRLDDDYATRSGQTINGNTDSKSKARTTAAYVEGNIELTEALTITPGVRFDHHSKFGDNWSPSLNASYFLTDHLTLKGGIARAFKAPNLYQSNPNYLYQTRGYGCPFDPVTGQRVSGPCYIFGNDNLSPERSINKEIGLAYDNAGWAAGLTYFQNDYSNKIVADMGDQTIPDAVNIGGSLVRPFQWVNSGKAVIRGLEGNLTIPILGENGETLSLSNNLTYMITNKSKETNQPLTVIPRYTLNSTLDWRVNDKLSMLATATLYGKQKPRSQNLSNNSAVTGDGLRERGSYAIFGLSGAYQVTKSTNIRLGVNNLFDKRLYREDSGSGQGANTYNEPGRQYYATLTASF from the coding sequence ATGAATGTATTGACGCCACCGGCCCGCCGCCCGATCTTTGCATTGGGCCTGCTCGCCACGGCTTTGGCAGCCAGTTTCAATGCGCAAGCACAAACCTCCAACGTACGTGGTGGGGTCACCTCGCTGGAGGAAATCCGTGTCCTGCCTTCGGCAGAAGAGGCTGTCAAACAGGCTCCAGGCGTGTCCACTATCACCGCCAAGGATATTGAAAAACGCCCTCCCGCCAACGATCTGTCTGAGCTAATCCGTACCATGCCTGGCGTGAACCTGACAGGTAACAGCCCATCTGGAACCTACGGTAATAGTCGCCAGATTGACTTGCGCGGCATGGGCCCGGAAAACACCTTGATCCTGATTGACGGCAAGCCCGTCAGCTCGCGCGACTCCATCCGCATGGGACGCAACGGGGAACGCAATACCCGTGGCGACAGCAACTGGGTACCTGCCAACGCCATCGAACGCATTGAGGTTTTGCGTGGGCCAGCAGCCGCGCGCTACGGCTCCGGGGCCGCCGGTGGTGTGGTGAACATCATCACAAAAGCGCCTACCGATACCTTCTCCGGCTCGGTAACCGCCTATGGCTTAATCCCCGAGGACAGCGATTACGGCTCCACACGTCGCACCGGCTTTAACCTGTCCGGCCCCATCGCCGACAAACTGTCTTTCCGCGTCTACGGCAATATCGCCAAAACCGATGCAGACAAACCTGCCTTGAACGCCCAATCCTCTGGCATTGATGTCAGCGAAACAAACGTCCCACCCGCAGGCCGCGAAGGTGTACGCAACAAGGACATCAACGGCTTGATCCGCCTAGATATCAACCGCGACCATCGCCTGGAACTGGAAGGCTCGTTTAGTCGCCAGGGTAATATTTTTGCCGGCGAACGTCTGTTCACCAATGGCAATGCCACTATCGCTTCGCTGGCCGATGACGGTGCCGAAACCAACATCATGTATCGCCGCGCTGGCTCCTTGAGCCACTATGGAGACTATGGCCAAGGCCGCCGTTCGCGCCTCACCGTTGCCTATGAGGGCACCACCAACTCCCGCTTGAATGAAGGGCTGGCCGGAGGTGGCGAAGGCAGTATTTCCAACCCTGGCGCGGGTTCCGTATCAGAGCTGCGCTCGTTGAACCTGTCAGGCGAATACAACACGCCCTTACAGATCGCCAACAAGCACGTGCTGATGACCATAGGCTTTGAACACCGTGATCAACGCCTGGATGATGATTACGCTACCCGCTCTGGCCAGACCATCAATGGCAACACCGACTCCAAGAGCAAGGCTCGCACCACTGCCGCCTATGTGGAAGGCAATATCGAGCTGACCGAAGCCCTGACCATCACTCCCGGTGTCCGCTTTGACCACCACAGCAAGTTTGGCGACAACTGGAGCCCCAGCCTGAACGCCTCCTACTTCCTGACCGACCATCTGACCCTGAAAGGCGGTATTGCCCGCGCGTTCAAAGCGCCTAACCTGTACCAGTCCAACCCCAACTACCTGTACCAGACACGTGGCTACGGTTGCCCGTTCGACCCCGTAACAGGCCAACGTGTGAGTGGACCTTGCTACATCTTCGGTAACGACAATCTGTCGCCCGAGCGCAGCATCAACAAGGAAATTGGTCTGGCCTACGACAATGCCGGCTGGGCAGCAGGGTTGACGTACTTTCAAAACGACTACAGCAACAAGATTGTGGCCGATATGGGCGACCAAACCATTCCGGATGCGGTGAACATCGGCGGCTCCCTGGTGCGTCCCTTCCAATGGGTGAACTCCGGCAAGGCGGTCATCCGCGGTCTGGAGGGCAATCTGACCATCCCGATTCTGGGTGAGAACGGCGAGACACTGAGCCTGAGCAATAACCTGACTTACATGATCACCAACAAGTCCAAGGAAACGAATCAGCCTTTGACCGTCATTCCACGCTACACCCTGAACAGCACGCTGGATTGGCGCGTGAACGACAAGCTGTCCATGCTGGCAACCGCCACCCTGTATGGCAAGCAAAAACCTCGCTCGCAGAACCTGTCCAATAACTCGGCCGTGACAGGCGATGGTCTGCGTGAACGTGGCTCGTATGCCATCTTCGGCCTAAGCGGTGCTTATCAAGTGACCAAGTCCACGAATATCCGCCTGGGCGTCAACAACCTGTTCGACAAGCGTCTGTACCGCGAGGACTCCGGTAGCGGCCAAGGTGCCAACACCTATAACGAGCCTGGCCGTCAATACTATGCAACTTTGACAGCCAGCTTCTAA
- a CDS encoding TonB-dependent siderophore receptor, whose product MKVVVWAGGYSMVLGLLMSAAHAQETPQEVSTLSSIKVRAHNEKSEGTGSYQQQAVPQILKLPMTLQELPQSATVITQQRMEDQGLDTLGQVIEQSPGVSRRQYGDDGAGYTSFQARGFNITNYVIDGVPTTAAALQGYGGVSVMDTAIYDNVAIVRGATGLLSGAGEPSASIMMQRKRPTAEFQGQVSVGAGTWNRYRGMADISGPLNDSGSVRGRLVAAYDQSRSWKDGYKGKRDVFYGVIEADLGARTVARLGIEHMDNRYDGSSMHAFSVSDTAGNPVEWDRSDSATAAWAYSKQRRTMAFAQLEHEFNDDWSIQMAMGRSWLNNEQLYGVAAPAPTPQGRGSMTAGFNEKTPTQDTADITIKGRFQAWGQGHDIMLGGNYYELSRHDMAYARQRIPIAQIKDFDRNLPRPDLKITGPDNQRARQWGAYAATRLRLTDKLALIAGGRVTSWKDHSNTTLRKDNGVFTPYAGLVYDWNEQWATYVSYTQIFNPQSRQDRDGNYLDPEQGTNYEVGVKYLFPGEAASASLAVFQTRKDNLAVVDGKELTPSGNQAYTAASNTRSEGVEFEINGELAPGWQMGAGYTHYRFRGADGEKIKTDIPADQVKLFTTYRLPGAWHKLTVGGSVQWQSKIFDNQLTGVARETNTQKAYAVVDLMARYAFTPRADLTVNFNNIFDKTYRLAYSSHTYGAPRNVMASLRYRF is encoded by the coding sequence ATGAAAGTAGTGGTTTGGGCTGGCGGGTATTCCATGGTGTTGGGGCTTTTGATGAGTGCGGCGCATGCTCAGGAAACACCTCAGGAAGTGTCCACCTTGTCGTCCATTAAAGTGCGGGCTCACAATGAGAAGTCAGAGGGGACAGGCAGCTATCAGCAGCAGGCAGTGCCCCAGATTTTGAAGTTGCCAATGACGCTACAGGAGCTGCCCCAGTCTGCAACGGTCATTACGCAGCAACGGATGGAAGATCAGGGCCTGGATACCTTGGGACAGGTCATAGAGCAAAGTCCTGGGGTCAGTCGCCGCCAATATGGAGATGACGGCGCAGGCTACACCTCATTTCAGGCCCGTGGCTTTAACATCACGAACTACGTTATTGATGGCGTGCCTACGACGGCTGCCGCCTTGCAAGGTTATGGCGGGGTGAGCGTCATGGATACGGCTATTTATGACAATGTCGCCATTGTGCGCGGCGCGACCGGCCTGCTCAGTGGGGCCGGAGAGCCGTCCGCATCCATCATGATGCAGCGCAAGCGGCCCACTGCAGAGTTTCAAGGGCAGGTTTCCGTGGGAGCTGGGACCTGGAACCGTTACCGTGGCATGGCCGATATTTCGGGCCCGCTCAATGACAGCGGTTCTGTGCGGGGACGTCTGGTTGCGGCCTATGATCAGTCCCGTTCCTGGAAGGATGGCTACAAGGGTAAACGGGATGTTTTCTATGGCGTGATCGAGGCGGATCTGGGGGCGCGAACGGTAGCCAGATTAGGTATTGAGCACATGGATAATCGTTACGACGGCTCCAGCATGCACGCATTCAGTGTCTCGGATACGGCCGGAAATCCGGTGGAGTGGGATCGCAGTGATTCGGCAACGGCGGCATGGGCTTACAGCAAACAGCGTCGAACGATGGCGTTCGCTCAACTTGAGCACGAATTCAACGATGATTGGTCCATTCAAATGGCGATGGGGCGTTCTTGGCTGAATAATGAGCAATTGTATGGCGTGGCCGCTCCGGCACCGACCCCGCAGGGACGTGGCTCCATGACGGCGGGCTTTAACGAAAAAACACCGACTCAAGATACGGCTGACATCACGATCAAAGGGCGTTTTCAGGCTTGGGGGCAAGGGCATGACATTATGCTGGGGGGCAATTACTACGAGCTTTCCCGGCATGACATGGCTTATGCGCGCCAGCGTATCCCTATTGCTCAGATCAAGGACTTTGACCGTAACTTACCGCGCCCGGACTTGAAAATTACGGGGCCGGATAATCAGCGCGCACGACAGTGGGGGGCGTATGCCGCAACACGCCTGCGCTTGACGGACAAGTTGGCGTTGATCGCGGGTGGACGAGTCACTAGCTGGAAGGATCACTCCAATACGACTTTGCGCAAAGACAATGGCGTGTTCACCCCGTACGCCGGTCTGGTCTACGACTGGAATGAGCAGTGGGCGACCTATGTCAGCTATACGCAAATTTTCAATCCTCAGTCCAGACAGGACAGAGACGGCAATTATCTGGATCCTGAACAAGGTACTAACTACGAGGTGGGGGTTAAATATCTGTTCCCTGGGGAGGCGGCATCCGCATCGTTGGCAGTGTTTCAGACTCGTAAGGATAATCTGGCAGTCGTCGATGGCAAGGAACTGACGCCTAGTGGGAATCAGGCGTACACCGCTGCCAGCAATACGCGTTCTGAGGGGGTTGAGTTCGAGATCAACGGCGAACTGGCCCCCGGCTGGCAAATGGGAGCGGGCTATACCCATTACCGCTTCCGTGGTGCTGACGGAGAAAAGATCAAGACGGATATTCCGGCTGACCAAGTCAAGCTGTTCACGACGTATCGTTTGCCTGGAGCATGGCATAAGTTAACGGTAGGTGGCTCTGTGCAATGGCAAAGCAAGATTTTTGATAATCAGTTAACCGGCGTAGCCCGTGAAACCAACACACAGAAAGCCTATGCGGTGGTGGATCTGATGGCGCGATATGCCTTTACGCCTCGGGCGGATTTAACCGTGAATTTCAATAATATTTTCGATAAAACCTATCGCCTGGCGTACAGCAGTCATACTTACGGTGCTCCACGTAATGTGATGGCGTCATTGCGCTATCGGTTTTGA